A DNA window from Gasterosteus aculeatus chromosome 16, fGasAcu3.hap1.1, whole genome shotgun sequence contains the following coding sequences:
- the LOC120834076 gene encoding nck-associated protein 5 isoform X2 — MVSLQQHFSSMEETVRTLLQNQDSLEGPKVDPLDLMKAYKDKLLEEMWKQQDSLEGPTGTAAEMPAAPEAGQGSEETAKDSNPLLQQLRALEAENSALSMENDNQRKQYERCLDEVANQVVQALLTQKDLKEECVKLRTRVFDLEQQNRILSVLFQQRVKTSTSPVSQEVQRNGKACVAAGRWPSLLSLTCPRSSGSGSGSELSLSSACSEHSSGSHTWAEGRGFSKQCAASRDKRMSTGSVSSNHSAPIEQADLGWKEGHILKGLKRLQMCGSKEASSNASVPHCKDCMTSNEGIYSFGLKCGQQGNTNKQLAPTSKSLKAGAVITAVDSYDGNNQSTKSQSSESSDQPTKELVCLQKLDVTRDDDNNFQEDPVKLAGNSGLFPSPVTDNFLFLEGPSVKPGVSPTDSLTHLEEKNKTTSMKLSDRNNNQERSTDRKSRLDHVKRQQGRLEVEADTNDVSSFIQHSATSALSYVSVARQRSSSMEVRHCRDQASQAGSESRDSTVAESPQRKPKPQLCDSARKAFILRSKSADGGKEQSKQTHSPLHQKLIKGHRSKGQSNPPGQSVPSKSTNLSKTHCSHKGSLSKVEKDENPLVSSSSKSLKSVRSPLASPVKHSKTFKPPAINECSKSPTKSSLQSSNESVEESLYDNLPCSPRKQRRQDQHCDVSHSEGRSPSPPRPPGRTTSLVLRPSCDSLPRAHTSAGQTQSSITGKTTSSTTRQQSYIPSILQPQQSNSPNDNQHSAPQLAADGMKEIPAKLYHTHSSKMPSVSLQESLESVQLSMDRSATGLDEHGASSIFPSQSILQRSKQSISEPKLSDVFPQAYSKMYYHGITNNPQSSTSRPVKMALPANAKSHEAISAQETSSFLVFGRHDKNETNSAAKGMHTFQTFTCDPQMIHECGHHGKVRRKIETRCNSLDSEAPVQPVASDSGVMLDWGFDEEGWLFKRSVSVSTRPPLKPVMGMNGAKARSQSFGARYMDRPSFNRSGKVRTQIKTHSGSSLNSLSDVVPGSMSCSSSYHCPMNRSLLNNFLIEEGLTPPSHLGSSSERLQSLKLQREQARRLQIEQQFSSAFGEPVSEEPERQSSITTIEEKVMLGIEENLHKSQEQERTIEVKPKSSSTLANWFGFRKSKLPAPSSKKTDPPKVKEEKREQKITSLLGGKQTKSDKKRDRRKSDGKDCSVGIRESHDAVRACISMPCPGMSLNEIQGHSDVIGDPKMQMVNLRADGDNGSTVKRPNQDAVIGSGCEMRTLDSGIGTIPLPESCSFFSSILHLLPKSSSNHEQSLSPPSVPGSSSEDVSPSPLPRWRIPSSFKDCSLAGVPNSFSNSSMTHLQSVPFPSVAFLQPVHPQSEPIVTSVRVCDSQSRLPRLPPGGLEPKKLTYIKSKPRAPPSQQKEQTRLQLAN; from the exons CATGGAGGAGACCGTGCGCACGTTACTACAGAACCAGGACTCTTTGGAAGGGCCCAAGGTGGACCCACTGGACCTCATGAAAGCCTACAAG GACAAACTCTTGGAGGAAATGTGGAAGCAGCAGGACAGTCTGGAGGGTCCCACAGGCACGGCAGCGGAGATGCCCGCCGCGCCCGAGGCCGGCCAAGGGTCAGAGGAAACCGCAAAGGACAGCAATCCTCTGCTACAGCAACTCCGAGCCCTGGAG GCTGAGAACTCTGCTCTGTCAATGGAAAACGACAATCAGAGGAAGCAGTACGAACGCTGTCTGGACGAG GTGGCGAACCAGGTGGTCCAGGCCCTCCTCACACAGAAG GACTTGAAAGAGGAGTGTGTGAAGCTGCGGACCCGCGTGTTTGACTTGGAGCAGCAAAACCGCATACTGAGCGTGCTGTTTCAACAGCGTGTCAAAACGTCCACGAGTCCTGTCTCCCAG GAGGTGCAAAGGAACGGAAAGGCATGTGTTGCTGCGGGGAGGTGGCCCAGCCTGCTGAGTCTAACGTGCCCACGAAGCAGCGGTAGTGGCAGTGGCAGTGAACTGTCTCTATCCAGTGCTTGTAGCGAGCACTCCAGCGGCTCTCACACCTGGGCAGAGGGACGTGGATTCTCCAAGCAG TGTGCTGCGAGCCGGGACAAAAGGATGAGCACGGGCTCAGTATCCAGCAACCACTCGGCACCCATCGAGCAGGCAGACCTGGGATGGAAGGAAGGCCACATTCTGAAAGGTCTGAAGCGCCTCCAAATGTGCGGCTCCAAAGAGGCATCCTCAAACGCGTCGGTGCCTCACTGTAAAGACTGTATGACTTCCAATGAGGGAATATACTCGTTTGGTCTCAAGTGTGGCCAACAAGGGAATACAAACAAGCAATTAGCCCCTACAAGTAAATCTTTGAAGGCGGGAGCAGTGATCACTGCCGTAGACTCATATGACGGCAATAACCAATCAACAAAATCACAAAGCAGCGAATCCAGTGACCAACCAACAAAAGAGCTTGTTTGCTTGCAGAAACTGGATGTCACAAGGGATGATGACAACAATTTTCAAGAAGATCCTGTAAAACTTGCAGGGAATTCTGGTCTTTTTCCCTCACCTGTCACAGACAACTTCTTATTTTTAGAGGGCCCCTCAGTAAAACCTGGTGTGAGCCCAACAGACAGCCTTACGcatttggaggaaaaaaacaagaccACCAGCATGAAGTTAAGCGACAGAAACAATAACCAGGAAAGGTCAACTGACCGTAAATCCAGACTTGATCATGTCAAACGACAACAGGGCAGACTTGAGGTCGAAGCAGATACAAATGACGTGAGCTCCTTTATTCAGCACTCTGCCACAAGCGCCCTGAGCTACGTGAGTGTAGCAAGACAGCGCAGCTCCTCGATGGAGGTCCGTCACTGCAGAGACCAGGCGAGTCAAGCTGGCAGTGAAAGCCGGGACTCCACCGTGGCAGAATCTCCACAGAGGAAACCGAAACCTCAACTTTGCGACTCAGCAAGAAAGGCTTTCATTCTGCGGAGTAAAAGtgcagatggagggaaagaacAATCTAAGCAAACACATTCTCCGCTCCATCAAAAACTTATTAAGGGCCACAGGTCCAAAGGACAGTCAAACCCTCCTGGCCAAAGTGTTCCTAGCAAAAGCACAAATCTCAGTAAAACGCATTGTTCACACAAGGGTTCATTATCTAAAGTTGAGAAAGATGAGAACCCTTTGGTGTCATCAAGTTCCAAGTCTCTTAAGAGTGTGCGCTCTCCCCTAGCTTCCCCTGTGAAACATTCAAAGACATTTAAGCCACCAGCGATCAATGAATGCTCAAAGAGCCCAACAAAATCATCTCTGCAATCAAGCAATGAGTCTGTGGAAGAGAGCCTCTATGATAACTTACCCTGCTCTCCACGAAAACAACGCCGCCAAGACCAGCACTGTGATGTTTCCCACTCGGAAGGTCGGTCCCCGTCCCCACCGCGGCCCCCAGGTAGAACTACTTCTCTGGTCCTTCGGCCCAGTTGCGACAGCTTGCCCAGGGCCCATACATCTGCAGGTCAGACGCAAAGCTCTATCACTGGGAAGACAACATCGAGCACCACCAGGCAACAATCATATATTCCCTCTATTTTACAGCCACAACAATCCAACTCACCAAATGATAATCAACATTCAGCCCCACAACTGGCAGCTGATGGTATGAAAGAAATCCCAGCTAAGCTCTACCATACCCATTCATCCAAGATGCCATCCGTCTCTCTTCAAGAGTCTTTGGAGTCAGTCCAGCTGTCGATGGACAGATCCGCCACCGGTCTTGATGAACACGGTGCTTCTTCTATATTTCCAAGTCAGAGCATCTTACAGCGATCCAAACAGAGCATTAGTGAGCCCAAACTCTCAGATGTATTCCCCCAGGCATATTCTAAGATGTACTACCATGGGATTACCAATAATCCTCAGAGTTCCACCTCAAGACCTGTAAAAATGGCTCTCCCTGCAAACGCCAAATCTCATGAGGCAATTTCTGCACAGGAAACAAGTTCCTTCCTGGTTTTTGGAAGACAtgacaaaaatgaaacaaactcTGCTGCAAAAGGCATGCACACATTTCAGACTTTTACATGTGATCCCCAGATGATACATGAATGTGGACATCATGGTAAAGTCCGCAGAAAGATTGAGACCCGCTGTAACTCACTGGATTCTGAGGCCCCTGTTCAACCTGTTGCATCGGACAGTGGTGTGATGCTGGATTGGGGTTTTGATGAGGAAGGTTGGCTGTTTAAACGTTCAGTATCCGTGTCGACCAGACCTCCGCTCAAGCCAGTAATGGGAATGAATGGGGCTAAGGCTCGCAGCCAGAGCTTTGGTGCGCGCTACATGGACAGGCCAAGCTTCAACAGATCTGGAAAGGTCCGAACCCAGATCAAAACACACTCAGGTAGCTCCTTGAACTCTCTGAGTGACGTGGTTCCGGGAAGTATGAGTTGCTCCAGCAGCTACCATTGTCCGATGAATCGATCCCTTTTGAACAACTTTTTGATCGAAGAGGGCCTGACACCACCTTCACATTTGGGGTCGTCCAGTGAAAGACTCCAGAGTCTTAAACTCCAGCGAGAGCAGGCTCGACGCCTTCAAATTGAGCAACAGTTTTCAAGCGCCTTTGGCGAGCCAGTTTCTGAGGAACCGGAGAGACAAAGTTCTATAACCACAATTGAAGAGAAAGTGATGCTCGGCATAGAGGAGAACCTGCACAAGTCTCAGGAACAGGAGAGAACCATTGAAGTGAAGCCAAAATCAAGCTCAACTTTGGCAAATTGGTTTGGTTTTCGTAAGAGTAAGCTTCCCGCTCCAAGCAGCAAAAAGACTGATCCACCCAAAgttaaagaggagaagagggagcaaAAGATTACATCACTCCTGGGAGGAAAACAGACCAAGTCTGataaaaagagagacagaagaaaaagTGATGGGAAAGACTG CTCTGTGGGGATAAGAGAGTCTCACGATGCCGTGCGGGCATGCATCTCAATGCCCTGCCCAGGAATGTCCCTGAATGAGATACAAGGACATTCTGACGTCATCGGGGACCCGAAG ATGCAGATGGTCAACCTGAGAGCTGATGGTGACAATGGATCCACAGTGAAGAGACCCAACCAGGATGCTGTAATAG GCTCCGGCTGCGAGATGCGAACGTTGGACAGTGGAATTGGGACCATCCCTCTTCCTGAATCCtgttccttcttctcctccatcctgcacctcctccccaAATCCTCATCGAACCATGAACAGTCCCTCAGTCCACCCAGTGTCCCTGGTTCCTCCAGCGAGGACGTGTCTCCTTCCCCGTTACCCCGGTGGAGAATCCCCTCCAGCTTTAAGGACTGCAGCCTTGCAGGGGTGCCAAACTCCTTCTCCAACTCCTCTATGACCCATCTCCAGTCAGTGCCTTTCCCCTCTGTGGCCTTCCTCCAGCCAGTCCATCCCCAATCTGAACCCATTGTGAcctctgtccgtgtgtgtgattCCCAGAGCAGGCTACCCAGACTTCCACCAG GTGGGTTGGAACCAAAGAAGTTGACTTACATCAAATCGAAACCACGAGCCCCTCCAAGTCAACAGAAAGAGCAGACAAGACTTCAGCTGGCCAACT AG
- the LOC120834076 gene encoding nck-associated protein 5 isoform X1 translates to MVSLQQHFSSMEETVRTLLQNQDSLEGPKVDPLDLMKAYKDKLLEEMWKQQDSLEGPTGTAAEMPAAPEAGQGSEETAKDSNPLLQQLRALEAENSALSMENDNQRKQYERCLDEVANQVVQALLTQKDLKEECVKLRTRVFDLEQQNRILSVLFQQRVKTSTSPVSQEVQRNGKACVAAGRWPSLLSLTCPRSSGSGSGSELSLSSACSEHSSGSHTWAEGRGFSKQCAASRDKRMSTGSVSSNHSAPIEQADLGWKEGHILKGLKRLQMCGSKEASSNASVPHCKDCMTSNEGIYSFGLKCGQQGNTNKQLAPTSKSLKAGAVITAVDSYDGNNQSTKSQSSESSDQPTKELVCLQKLDVTRDDDNNFQEDPVKLAGNSGLFPSPVTDNFLFLEGPSVKPGVSPTDSLTHLEEKNKTTSMKLSDRNNNQERSTDRKSRLDHVKRQQGRLEVEADTNDVSSFIQHSATSALSYVSVARQRSSSMEVRHCRDQASQAGSESRDSTVAESPQRKPKPQLCDSARKAFILRSKSADGGKEQSKQTHSPLHQKLIKGHRSKGQSNPPGQSVPSKSTNLSKTHCSHKGSLSKVEKDENPLVSSSSKSLKSVRSPLASPVKHSKTFKPPAINECSKSPTKSSLQSSNESVEESLYDNLPCSPRKQRRQDQHCDVSHSEGRSPSPPRPPGRTTSLVLRPSCDSLPRAHTSAGQTQSSITGKTTSSTTRQQSYIPSILQPQQSNSPNDNQHSAPQLAADGMKEIPAKLYHTHSSKMPSVSLQESLESVQLSMDRSATGLDEHGASSIFPSQSILQRSKQSISEPKLSDVFPQAYSKMYYHGITNNPQSSTSRPVKMALPANAKSHEAISAQETSSFLVFGRHDKNETNSAAKGMHTFQTFTCDPQMIHECGHHGKVRRKIETRCNSLDSEAPVQPVASDSGVMLDWGFDEEGWLFKRSVSVSTRPPLKPVMGMNGAKARSQSFGARYMDRPSFNRSGKVRTQIKTHSGSSLNSLSDVVPGSMSCSSSYHCPMNRSLLNNFLIEEGLTPPSHLGSSSERLQSLKLQREQARRLQIEQQFSSAFGEPVSEEPERQSSITTIEEKVMLGIEENLHKSQEQERTIEVKPKSSSTLANWFGFRKSKLPAPSSKKTDPPKVKEEKREQKITSLLGGKQTKSDKKRDRRKSDGKDCSVGIRESHDAVRACISMPCPGMSLNEIQGHSDVIGDPKMQMVNLRADGDNGSTVKRPNQDAVIGSGCEMRTLDSGIGTIPLPESCSFFSSILHLLPKSSSNHEQSLSPPSVPGSSSEDVSPSPLPRWRIPSSFKDCSLAGVPNSFSNSSMTHLQSVPFPSVAFLQPVHPQSEPIVTSVRVCDSQSRLPRLPPGGLEPKKLTYIKSKPRAPPSQQKEQTRLQLAN, encoded by the exons CATGGAGGAGACCGTGCGCACGTTACTACAGAACCAGGACTCTTTGGAAGGGCCCAAGGTGGACCCACTGGACCTCATGAAAGCCTACAAG GACAAACTCTTGGAGGAAATGTGGAAGCAGCAGGACAGTCTGGAGGGTCCCACAGGCACGGCAGCGGAGATGCCCGCCGCGCCCGAGGCCGGCCAAGGGTCAGAGGAAACCGCAAAGGACAGCAATCCTCTGCTACAGCAACTCCGAGCCCTGGAG GCTGAGAACTCTGCTCTGTCAATGGAAAACGACAATCAGAGGAAGCAGTACGAACGCTGTCTGGACGAG GTGGCGAACCAGGTGGTCCAGGCCCTCCTCACACAGAAG GACTTGAAAGAGGAGTGTGTGAAGCTGCGGACCCGCGTGTTTGACTTGGAGCAGCAAAACCGCATACTGAGCGTGCTGTTTCAACAGCGTGTCAAAACGTCCACGAGTCCTGTCTCCCAG GAGGTGCAAAGGAACGGAAAGGCATGTGTTGCTGCGGGGAGGTGGCCCAGCCTGCTGAGTCTAACGTGCCCACGAAGCAGCGGTAGTGGCAGTGGCAGTGAACTGTCTCTATCCAGTGCTTGTAGCGAGCACTCCAGCGGCTCTCACACCTGGGCAGAGGGACGTGGATTCTCCAAGCAG TGTGCTGCGAGCCGGGACAAAAGGATGAGCACGGGCTCAGTATCCAGCAACCACTCGGCACCCATCGAGCAGGCAGACCTGGGATGGAAGGAAGGCCACATTCTGAAAGGTCTGAAGCGCCTCCAAATGTGCGGCTCCAAAGAGGCATCCTCAAACGCGTCGGTGCCTCACTGTAAAGACTGTATGACTTCCAATGAGGGAATATACTCGTTTGGTCTCAAGTGTGGCCAACAAGGGAATACAAACAAGCAATTAGCCCCTACAAGTAAATCTTTGAAGGCGGGAGCAGTGATCACTGCCGTAGACTCATATGACGGCAATAACCAATCAACAAAATCACAAAGCAGCGAATCCAGTGACCAACCAACAAAAGAGCTTGTTTGCTTGCAGAAACTGGATGTCACAAGGGATGATGACAACAATTTTCAAGAAGATCCTGTAAAACTTGCAGGGAATTCTGGTCTTTTTCCCTCACCTGTCACAGACAACTTCTTATTTTTAGAGGGCCCCTCAGTAAAACCTGGTGTGAGCCCAACAGACAGCCTTACGcatttggaggaaaaaaacaagaccACCAGCATGAAGTTAAGCGACAGAAACAATAACCAGGAAAGGTCAACTGACCGTAAATCCAGACTTGATCATGTCAAACGACAACAGGGCAGACTTGAGGTCGAAGCAGATACAAATGACGTGAGCTCCTTTATTCAGCACTCTGCCACAAGCGCCCTGAGCTACGTGAGTGTAGCAAGACAGCGCAGCTCCTCGATGGAGGTCCGTCACTGCAGAGACCAGGCGAGTCAAGCTGGCAGTGAAAGCCGGGACTCCACCGTGGCAGAATCTCCACAGAGGAAACCGAAACCTCAACTTTGCGACTCAGCAAGAAAGGCTTTCATTCTGCGGAGTAAAAGtgcagatggagggaaagaacAATCTAAGCAAACACATTCTCCGCTCCATCAAAAACTTATTAAGGGCCACAGGTCCAAAGGACAGTCAAACCCTCCTGGCCAAAGTGTTCCTAGCAAAAGCACAAATCTCAGTAAAACGCATTGTTCACACAAGGGTTCATTATCTAAAGTTGAGAAAGATGAGAACCCTTTGGTGTCATCAAGTTCCAAGTCTCTTAAGAGTGTGCGCTCTCCCCTAGCTTCCCCTGTGAAACATTCAAAGACATTTAAGCCACCAGCGATCAATGAATGCTCAAAGAGCCCAACAAAATCATCTCTGCAATCAAGCAATGAGTCTGTGGAAGAGAGCCTCTATGATAACTTACCCTGCTCTCCACGAAAACAACGCCGCCAAGACCAGCACTGTGATGTTTCCCACTCGGAAGGTCGGTCCCCGTCCCCACCGCGGCCCCCAGGTAGAACTACTTCTCTGGTCCTTCGGCCCAGTTGCGACAGCTTGCCCAGGGCCCATACATCTGCAGGTCAGACGCAAAGCTCTATCACTGGGAAGACAACATCGAGCACCACCAGGCAACAATCATATATTCCCTCTATTTTACAGCCACAACAATCCAACTCACCAAATGATAATCAACATTCAGCCCCACAACTGGCAGCTGATGGTATGAAAGAAATCCCAGCTAAGCTCTACCATACCCATTCATCCAAGATGCCATCCGTCTCTCTTCAAGAGTCTTTGGAGTCAGTCCAGCTGTCGATGGACAGATCCGCCACCGGTCTTGATGAACACGGTGCTTCTTCTATATTTCCAAGTCAGAGCATCTTACAGCGATCCAAACAGAGCATTAGTGAGCCCAAACTCTCAGATGTATTCCCCCAGGCATATTCTAAGATGTACTACCATGGGATTACCAATAATCCTCAGAGTTCCACCTCAAGACCTGTAAAAATGGCTCTCCCTGCAAACGCCAAATCTCATGAGGCAATTTCTGCACAGGAAACAAGTTCCTTCCTGGTTTTTGGAAGACAtgacaaaaatgaaacaaactcTGCTGCAAAAGGCATGCACACATTTCAGACTTTTACATGTGATCCCCAGATGATACATGAATGTGGACATCATGGTAAAGTCCGCAGAAAGATTGAGACCCGCTGTAACTCACTGGATTCTGAGGCCCCTGTTCAACCTGTTGCATCGGACAGTGGTGTGATGCTGGATTGGGGTTTTGATGAGGAAGGTTGGCTGTTTAAACGTTCAGTATCCGTGTCGACCAGACCTCCGCTCAAGCCAGTAATGGGAATGAATGGGGCTAAGGCTCGCAGCCAGAGCTTTGGTGCGCGCTACATGGACAGGCCAAGCTTCAACAGATCTGGAAAGGTCCGAACCCAGATCAAAACACACTCAGGTAGCTCCTTGAACTCTCTGAGTGACGTGGTTCCGGGAAGTATGAGTTGCTCCAGCAGCTACCATTGTCCGATGAATCGATCCCTTTTGAACAACTTTTTGATCGAAGAGGGCCTGACACCACCTTCACATTTGGGGTCGTCCAGTGAAAGACTCCAGAGTCTTAAACTCCAGCGAGAGCAGGCTCGACGCCTTCAAATTGAGCAACAGTTTTCAAGCGCCTTTGGCGAGCCAGTTTCTGAGGAACCGGAGAGACAAAGTTCTATAACCACAATTGAAGAGAAAGTGATGCTCGGCATAGAGGAGAACCTGCACAAGTCTCAGGAACAGGAGAGAACCATTGAAGTGAAGCCAAAATCAAGCTCAACTTTGGCAAATTGGTTTGGTTTTCGTAAGAGTAAGCTTCCCGCTCCAAGCAGCAAAAAGACTGATCCACCCAAAgttaaagaggagaagagggagcaaAAGATTACATCACTCCTGGGAGGAAAACAGACCAAGTCTGataaaaagagagacagaagaaaaagTGATGGGAAAGACTG CTCTGTGGGGATAAGAGAGTCTCACGATGCCGTGCGGGCATGCATCTCAATGCCCTGCCCAGGAATGTCCCTGAATGAGATACAAGGACATTCTGACGTCATCGGGGACCCGAAG ATGCAGATGGTCAACCTGAGAGCTGATGGTGACAATGGATCCACAGTGAAGAGACCCAACCAGGATGCTGTAATAG GCTCCGGCTGCGAGATGCGAACGTTGGACAGTGGAATTGGGACCATCCCTCTTCCTGAATCCtgttccttcttctcctccatcctgcacctcctccccaAATCCTCATCGAACCATGAACAGTCCCTCAGTCCACCCAGTGTCCCTGGTTCCTCCAGCGAGGACGTGTCTCCTTCCCCGTTACCCCGGTGGAGAATCCCCTCCAGCTTTAAGGACTGCAGCCTTGCAGGGGTGCCAAACTCCTTCTCCAACTCCTCTATGACCCATCTCCAGTCAGTGCCTTTCCCCTCTGTGGCCTTCCTCCAGCCAGTCCATCCCCAATCTGAACCCATTGTGAcctctgtccgtgtgtgtgattCCCAGAGCAGGCTACCCAGACTTCCACCAG GTGGGTTGGAACCAAAGAAGTTGACTTACATCAAATCGAAACCACGAGCCCCTCCAAGTCAACAGAAAGAGCAGACAAGACTTCAGCTGGCCAACT GA